From the genome of Eublepharis macularius isolate TG4126 chromosome 4, MPM_Emac_v1.0, whole genome shotgun sequence:
TGATCTTAACCAATGTATttgttatattgttgaaggctttcacagctggagaacaatggttgttgtgatattctgggctgtattgccgtggccaagacaatgccaagaccacggcgatacagcccagaaaatccacaacaaccaatgtattTGTGTTAACATTTGACTCTGTTTCTCCTCTTTTTCTTCCAGATGATACTTTATCTGTCTTTTCCTGTTGCCATGTTCTGGATTTCTAATCAAGCAGAGTATTTTGAGGAATATGTAATCAAACGAAAGGTGAGTGTATCCTCCCTCCGGGGACAGTGTAGATTAACACATTCATTGTTAATTCTTGTGTGGTTTCAGTTTTGCTGATTTCAGCCATGATTGTGGATTGGAAAGTCCCTGGCACTTTTTCACTAtctctgggctcaaatcctgctgtttcacTGGATTATTTCCTCGGGAACCTGGTTCCCTCGATTATGCTAATGTTAGCTCTGTCCACCTCTCATCTTTAACCCGGTTGGCTCTATTCCACCATTTGACAAAAGTCTATAATGGTAGAATAAGCAGGATTGTCTACTGTGTTAAGAGTGAATAGGAGCCAGAATTCGTGGGTTCTCTGTCAGGGAAAATTCAAAGCTCCCCCTGTTCTTTCCATATGTTTATATATGAACACAAGATTCATGTCCTATGATGCTTTTCCTCGATAGGGTTTCAATGGCAGCTTGTTGAAATTAGGTAACCTCTCCAGTACCCCTTCCTTTCTAGAGGTTAAGACAAAAACGTTGTTTGAGGTGTTGTGATTGGTGTATTCTTtgtttacaagaaaaaaaatctcaagtGAGACAGGCTGGTTTGGTAGGGCCTTTTAGAATTATTGGAGCATACATATAGCATGCTTTGCTTGGTTATGCCAGTCGGTCTTATTTTCCTTATCCTACTGGTATCTTTGGAAGGTAAGTGGTTTTCTACAGTAAAATCTAGGTGTGGAAAAATCTGTTTGGGTAAAAAGCACGTCTTTTTGACATTCCACTAGTCATTACAATTGTATGATGCTGTTTGTGATCCTTTTCCTGCAGAGAGAGATCTTTCCACCTGAAGATGATTTCAAGGTAATAAGGTTCAGTTATAAACATTGTCAGTGCCATCTAAAGCaatgttatacccttctaagaccattgacctCAATGGATTTAGCAGAGTGTAGCTCTATGAAGAATGTGTCTTTCCTGCTATAATGAATCTGATATAGCATTTGCGTTGCCTCTTTGGTATGATATTCAGAGCCAAATTACAAATTATGTGCAGCTGAATATAATTTtgctccaatttttttttcaaagagacCAATCCGAAAATCAGGCACAAGAGGCTGGGCTCTTGAGGCAAAGATTGGTGGGTAGGGAGGAGACATTTAACCTTTTTCTGTAGACCCTTTAACGTGCACAAAAATCAGCCCTTCTTGCCTGTCtctctgaaaggaaaaaaacacagcCCTGCAGAGAGAAAAGCATCAGACAAGAACTGTTTTCATCATAAAAATGATCTGGGGAAAAACATTAAATGCTTTTGCTCTGTCTGCCTATTTTTAACGTTTAGGTTTCCAGGTTCTTgactgctttttgttttgttttttaaaaagcccagttGGAATAAAATTACACACAACTGCACATGGCATGTATTTTGGCTTTCTTTTATGTTCTTGGATGACCCAACAAGTTGACCTTtcctgttggggaggggggcatctaTCAACATAGAGGTGGAGAGCAGAAACTTTGCCATCAGAGAGTTCAAAACATTGGAATAGGAGTGGCATAGGTTGCATGTGGCTAAATTCTCTCATTAAAAACTCTGATGAACAAAGGATAAAATTAATGATGGAACAGAGTTTTGGTGGGACACTGGCTCCTGTAATACATGGAGGTCATGCTATTCTTTCAATGCCTCGGGTTTATAGAATGCAGCATGAAAGATCATCCTTTCTTGAAATTTGAAAGAAAGGTTTCTTGACCGTTTTGCACACTCCTCCTTTATAGTCTCATGATGTAAAGAGCAAAAAAAT
Proteins encoded in this window:
- the LOC129328362 gene encoding protein PET100 homolog, mitochondrial-like, which gives rise to MGVKLEVFRMILYLSFPVAMFWISNQAEYFEEYVIKRKREIFPPEDDFKRKELEAFKERMRKKREENLLQMTEE